In the Anaerostipes caccae L1-92 genome, TACCAAATAAGACTCTCCGTGCATATCCATCTCCGTGATCCTGGCTTCCTTCCACCCCACTTCCAGACAATAAGGTTTTTCTCCTTCCCGGAAACAAAAATAAAATTTACGGTCTTTTGTAAAAAAACCTGCCTCGCTGATTCCGTCCGTATAGTTGTTGTGAAACACCTGCATGATCAATGGAAAAAGTCCTACATGCTGCTTTTTCAGCTTAAAAAACCTGCCTTTAACTCCAAGAATCAGTTTTCTTCTCTTATAGGATTCACTTCCGTTCCAGAGAATTTTTTTCAGCCCGCGGTAAGAGACCGCCGGAAATCTGGTATCATAGAGTCCTGTCCTATTCTGAAATTTTAAGAGTTTATCATAAGCCCGCCGGTTTTTCTTTAACTTTTCCCCGGGAGTGAACCCGCCTTCAAAATATTTGGCCACTGTGTCTAGGAGCAGGGATGTGTGGAATAGTTCATTGCTTCCCGCATTGGTGACAATGACCATATCCAAATCAGGATATACCATGACATTCTGTCCCAGCATGCCGTTAAAGGCATAGCTCCCCGGACGGCCTGCCATCCACATTTGATAGCCGTAGCCATACTCCCCGAACTGCTTCGGGGTTTCCACATGACATGTGGACGCCTCATCAATCCATCTCCGTGGTATAAGCTGCCGCCCATTCCATACTCCTTTTTGAAGACAAAGCTGTCCGATCTTTGCCGCATCTTCCGGACAGAGAAATAACCCCCATCCTCCTTTCGTGATGCCTTTGGGACAGCTCTCCCAAAAGATCCTGGTTATGCCGAGGGGTTCAAACAGCCTGGGCTTCAAATACTCCATCAGAGATTGTCCGGTTATTTCCGTCACAATAGCGGACAGCATATAGGTGTTCATACTGTTATATTCAAATTCCAAGCCCGCCGGGCCGTTTACCGGCGAATCCAGAAAGCCCTGTACCCAGTCATTACAGGCCACGGCACCTTTTTCGTTGAATGCCACCCGGCTGGTCATGGTCAGCAGATGTTCCACTGTAAGATTCCTCTGCTGAAATCCTCTGATAGAAAATACACTTTTGTCGAAGATCCCCAGAATCTTATCATCAAGCCTTAAACCGCCTTCTTCGATCAGCATGCCAATCGCCATTCCGGTGATGCTCTTGCACAGGGAATGGGTAATATGCCAGAGATTTTCCGGATACGGCGCGTAATGACATTCCCCGATTACATATCCATGTCTTAATATCATCACCTGATGAATATCCACTTTAGAAAGACTCAAGAGGTCTTCCATCAATCCCCTGACCTGATCCGAATCGATCCCCTGCTCCTCAGGCACCGACCTGGGCAGCTTCTGTCCTGACTCAGGCATACTGTAAAATGACGGCTTCTGCGGAATAAAATTTACTTTGCTTATATGTTCTGTGTTTCCTCTTACTAAATTAAAAACCAGTTCCAGCATTGCCTGCTGTTCTTTTAACATCGCACTGCACCCTCTTCTATACTGTCTGTTCTTCTTTTGCTTTCTGTATAATATAGCACAAATTTAAAAATGGAAAAAGCACCTTAGCATTACGATTCTTCTATGTTTGAAAAAATATACAAAGAATTTTAAATTTTGTCTTTACTTTTTCTAAAAAACCTATATAATAGATAAAGGTGACAGCAAAACGGCCCCATGGTCAAGAGGTTAAGACGCGACCCTCTCAAGGTCGAATCACGAGTTCAATTCTCGTTGGGGTCATACAGCCGGAACATCGTATTTATGCGGTGTTTCGGTTTTTTTGATTTATGAAGTTTCAATAATTTATTGCTGTATTTCCGCCCTTTGTCCTGCTTGTATTATTTTCCATTGGAAATATTTCGTAGATATTTTATAATAAAAGCACCAAAATACATAGGAGGAGTCGTAAATGAAATGTACAGGTGTTGTGAGAAAACTCGATGAATTGGGGCGTATTACCTTACCAATCGAACTGAGGAGAAATTTAGGTGTGGGAGATAAAGATCCCCTGGAGATTTTTGTAGATGAGGATACAATTCTGCTTAAGAAGTATCAGCCGGCAGACATCTTTACCGGGGAGATGGAGGATCTCATTGATTACAAAGGAAAGAAAGTATCCAGGGAATCAGTTCTGAAGTTAGCCGAGAAAGCTGGTCTTAAGATCTCAGAATAAAGTTTATCCCAGGACAAACAGTGTCCTGGGATTTTCTAATTTTTTGCTTCCGCTGCTACATGGGATAAGCTCTCAGGTTCGATATGCAGCAGATGTTCAAACGTCTCATTACCGAACCAATCCTCGATGTGTCTTTCTTCAATTATCATGGGCATCCGTTCATGTATCCCCCTGACCGATCGGTTTGCTTGGGTTGTCAATATGACAAATCTGCTGCTGTCTTGATCCGGTTTGTAAAAGCCGGCCATAAATATGACCGGAGATGTCTCTTTAAAAAAAGCAATTTTATTTTTCTCCCTGTCCC is a window encoding:
- a CDS encoding AbrB/MazE/SpoVT family DNA-binding domain-containing protein yields the protein MKCTGVVRKLDELGRITLPIELRRNLGVGDKDPLEIFVDEDTILLKKYQPADIFTGEMEDLIDYKGKKVSRESVLKLAEKAGLKISE
- a CDS encoding serine hydrolase domain-containing protein; its protein translation is MLKEQQAMLELVFNLVRGNTEHISKVNFIPQKPSFYSMPESGQKLPRSVPEEQGIDSDQVRGLMEDLLSLSKVDIHQVMILRHGYVIGECHYAPYPENLWHITHSLCKSITGMAIGMLIEEGGLRLDDKILGIFDKSVFSIRGFQQRNLTVEHLLTMTSRVAFNEKGAVACNDWVQGFLDSPVNGPAGLEFEYNSMNTYMLSAIVTEITGQSLMEYLKPRLFEPLGITRIFWESCPKGITKGGWGLFLCPEDAAKIGQLCLQKGVWNGRQLIPRRWIDEASTCHVETPKQFGEYGYGYQMWMAGRPGSYAFNGMLGQNVMVYPDLDMVIVTNAGSNELFHTSLLLDTVAKYFEGGFTPGEKLKKNRRAYDKLLKFQNRTGLYDTRFPAVSYRGLKKILWNGSESYKRRKLILGVKGRFFKLKKQHVGLFPLIMQVFHNNYTDGISEAGFFTKDRKFYFCFREGEKPYCLEVGWKEARITEMDMHGESYLVAVKGQAAFDEDGYTVLKLKISFIEEASSRLLKIRFIGENIEMLWNECPGKDLLMTGLDSVMTGGTSSFLLDSLMEKDTIGLMDLLMDQTVCPKVLGEEDHEAGERFLREVPISFTL